The DNA window CATCGGCCACAGTGACGTTGAAGTGGACGGCGATGGTGTTGCCCGCGGGGTCTACCTGCATGCCGGCATCGGCCAGGCACACTGGCCTGCGCTCGGCCTGGCGTTGACCGGTCTGCCGTCGCAGCACGCGCAGGGCCTGCCCGACCCCGATCCCGCGCTGGACTCGCCCTATCAATGGCGCCGCAACGACTACGTGCGCGTGCGCTATGCCGGGCCGCCGGAACGCTTGCCGCAGGTGTCCTACGCCGATGTCCTTGAGGGGCGCGTGGATGCATCGATGCTGCGTGGCAGGCGCATCGTGGTGGGCATGACGGCCAGTGGCATCGCCCCTCGCCTGTTGACTCCCACCACCCGCGAATACTGGATGAGCGGCAGCGAGTATCAGGCCAACATCGCCTCGATGCTGCTGCAGGACAAGCAGATAGACGTGTTGCCCCGCGCCTGGCAGGACGCCCTGGCCGGCCTGCTGGTGGCGATGTGTGTACTGCTGCTCGGGCTGCGTCTGCCCTGGGTGGTTGCCCTGTGCTCACTGCCGGCCGCGCCGCTGCTGAGCTGGCTGCTGCTGCGCACCAGCAGCCTCTGGTGGGCGCCGGCCAGCGCGCTGCTCGGCGTCGTGCTGGTACTGACTGTGTGGGCGACCTGGCGGATCGCCTCCTGGCACCGCCAGGCCAACCGCGATGCGCTGACCGGACTGGGCAACCGCCTGCGCTTCGAACAATCGCTGCAACAGGAATGCGACGCGGCACGCCGCAGTGGCAAGCCACTGACCCTGGCCCTGATCGATGTCGACCACTTCAAGCACCACAACGATCGCCATGGCCACCAGGTTGGCGATCGTGTGCTGTGCGAAGTGGCCCGCCTGATCCAGGCGCATGCCCGGCGCCCCCGTGACATGGCTGCCCGCTACGGCGGTGACGAGTTCGCACTGGTGCTGCCCGACACGCCGGTTGAAGGCGCACGGCAGGTGATCGAAGACCTGATCTCCTGCATACGCGCCCTGCCACCGCCCGGCGATGGCAGCGAGACGGGTGTCAC is part of the Stenotrophomonas lactitubi genome and encodes:
- a CDS encoding CHASE2 domain-containing protein; its protein translation is MRRSPLPWSRRILLAVLAGVATAVVSHGQWLWRQDETAYDLMVGSWDYRPDPSVLIVAIDEGSLQRLGQWPWPRSLHARLLDRLTDAGAERVALDLMLSEPDRRDARQDAELAAAIRRNGRVVLPVLAAPAAGDRMAEEMLPIPLIAASAAAIGHSDVEVDGDGVARGVYLHAGIGQAHWPALGLALTGLPSQHAQGLPDPDPALDSPYQWRRNDYVRVRYAGPPERLPQVSYADVLEGRVDASMLRGRRIVVGMTASGIAPRLLTPTTREYWMSGSEYQANIASMLLQDKQIDVLPRAWQDALAGLLVAMCVLLLGLRLPWVVALCSLPAAPLLSWLLLRTSSLWWAPASALLGVVLVLTVWATWRIASWHRQANRDALTGLGNRLRFEQSLQQECDAARRSGKPLTLALIDVDHFKHHNDRHGHQVGDRVLCEVARLIQAHARRPRDMAARYGGDEFALVLPDTPVEGARQVIEDLISCIRALPPPGDGSETGVTLTIGVYTRVPDSDLQPHHFVEGADNALYRAKDNGRDGYVIDGGTPGP